The proteins below come from a single Dinghuibacter silviterrae genomic window:
- a CDS encoding glycoside hydrolase family 3 N-terminal domain-containing protein: MLLLWAGSCLPVHAQSYKDPSLPVGQRVKDLLSRMTVEEKVAQLRSTWSAHPRINEALLNNPRVMDSLFGQGIGMINPDFDNTPEQTVRFRNAINTYLRTKTRLGIPAIFLDEAHHGLLALRTDVFPTSIGLGCSWDTLLVQRVYDYVGRQVAGRGANMVLAPVVDVTRDPRWGRVGETFGEDPYLCGLMGSAVVRGFQGSSDGSIAPGHVATTLKHFTGHGQPEGGVNQGPADYPVRVLRTFHMEPFRLAIGRAHPAGIMAAYVEVDGVPCHANSWLLKDVLRKEWGFGGVVVSDWWGIDQLYQKHLVAPDRPEAARMAFEGGVTVDLPMGTNYARLAGVAPQDLDEAVGYVLALKFKLGLFDHSITLSMDDVNAAIGRPEGSALALKAAEESMVLLKNDNGLLPLASGRYKKIAVIGPCAATNYTGDYSGAPAHNVSLLDGIRHRYGQVSYAKGVDLSLNGDTLSLNNFQYIDTLVLPSHEHNYAMIDSAVAVAREADLVICAVGENEQFTREAEEPHHYGDASTLGLPSDQDSLVRALEATGKPVVLYLAHGRPRSIGAIAAGAGAVLDGWFTGEEAGDAAAAILFGDVNPSGKLTISIPRSVGQLPVYYNHKPSAQFMPYVTESNKPLYPFGYGLSYTTFRYSAPRLSSAAMSRNGSVQVSVDVTNAGAVPGDEVVQLYIHQKVSSVTRPVRELKDFSRIHLEPGQTQTVTFTVDATKLAYWNKDMHYAVDAGAFQIMVGASSVDWKEVDLRVD; the protein is encoded by the coding sequence ATGCTTCTGTTATGGGCCGGGTCATGCCTGCCGGTCCACGCCCAGTCTTATAAAGATCCCTCCCTGCCGGTCGGTCAGCGGGTGAAAGACCTCTTGTCCCGGATGACGGTGGAGGAAAAGGTGGCCCAGTTGCGCAGCACCTGGTCCGCCCATCCCCGGATCAACGAGGCCCTTTTGAACAATCCGAGGGTCATGGACTCCCTGTTTGGCCAGGGGATCGGGATGATCAACCCCGATTTTGACAATACCCCCGAACAAACCGTTCGTTTCCGCAACGCGATCAACACCTACCTGAGGACCAAGACCCGGCTGGGTATCCCCGCCATCTTCCTGGACGAAGCCCACCATGGGTTGCTGGCCTTAAGGACAGATGTTTTCCCCACCAGTATCGGCCTGGGCTGTTCCTGGGACACCTTGCTGGTCCAACGCGTCTATGACTATGTCGGGCGGCAGGTGGCCGGCCGGGGCGCCAATATGGTCCTGGCGCCCGTGGTGGACGTGACCCGGGATCCCCGCTGGGGAAGAGTAGGGGAGACCTTTGGGGAAGACCCCTACCTCTGCGGCCTCATGGGGAGCGCGGTGGTCCGGGGTTTCCAGGGCAGCAGCGACGGATCCATCGCGCCCGGTCATGTCGCCACCACCCTAAAACATTTCACCGGGCACGGGCAACCGGAAGGCGGTGTCAACCAGGGCCCGGCCGATTATCCGGTCCGGGTGCTGAGGACCTTCCACATGGAGCCTTTCCGGTTGGCGATCGGCAGGGCGCACCCCGCAGGCATCATGGCCGCATACGTGGAGGTCGACGGTGTGCCCTGTCATGCCAATTCCTGGCTGCTCAAAGACGTGCTCCGGAAAGAATGGGGTTTTGGGGGCGTGGTGGTCTCGGATTGGTGGGGGATCGATCAGTTGTACCAAAAACACCTCGTCGCCCCGGACAGACCGGAGGCGGCGCGCATGGCCTTCGAAGGCGGCGTGACCGTTGATTTGCCGATGGGGACCAATTACGCCCGTCTGGCGGGTGTTGCCCCACAGGATCTTGACGAAGCGGTGGGATATGTATTGGCATTGAAATTCAAGCTGGGTTTGTTCGACCATTCCATCACCCTCTCTATGGACGACGTGAACGCAGCCATCGGCCGCCCCGAGGGCAGCGCCCTGGCGCTCAAGGCCGCGGAAGAGTCCATGGTGCTCCTGAAAAACGACAACGGCCTTCTGCCCCTGGCATCGGGCCGGTACAAAAAGATCGCCGTCATCGGCCCCTGTGCCGCGACCAACTATACCGGGGATTATTCCGGGGCACCCGCGCACAACGTCTCCTTACTGGACGGTATCCGGCACCGTTATGGCCAGGTTTCTTATGCCAAAGGCGTCGACCTGAGCCTAAACGGCGACACCCTTAGCCTGAACAACTTCCAGTACATCGATACCCTGGTGCTCCCCAGCCACGAGCATAATTACGCCATGATCGATTCCGCGGTAGCCGTAGCCCGGGAGGCCGACCTCGTGATCTGCGCGGTTGGCGAAAACGAACAGTTCACCAGGGAAGCCGAGGAGCCCCACCACTACGGGGACGCCTCCACCCTCGGCCTGCCGTCCGACCAGGATTCTTTGGTCAGAGCCCTGGAGGCCACCGGGAAACCTGTTGTCCTGTACCTGGCCCACGGCAGACCGCGGTCCATCGGTGCCATCGCTGCCGGGGCCGGTGCGGTGCTGGACGGCTGGTTCACCGGGGAAGAGGCCGGGGACGCTGCCGCCGCCATTCTTTTCGGGGACGTCAACCCCAGCGGGAAGCTGACCATCAGCATCCCCCGGAGTGTCGGCCAGCTTCCCGTTTACTACAACCACAAACCCAGCGCCCAATTCATGCCTTATGTGACGGAGTCCAACAAACCGCTTTATCCCTTCGGGTATGGGTTGAGTTATACGACGTTTCGCTATTCGGCGCCCCGCCTTTCTTCGGCGGCCATGTCGCGGAACGGCTCCGTCCAGGTCAGTGTAGACGTCACCAATGCGGGTGCCGTGCCGGGGGACGAGGTGGTCCAGCTCTATATTCACCAAAAGGTGAGCAGCGTGACCCGCCCGGTCCGGGAACTCAAGGATTTTTCCCGGATCCACCTGGAGCCCGGGCAAACGCAAACCGTCACCTTCACGGTCGACGCCACCAAGCTCGCCTACTGGAACAAGGACATGCATTATGCTGTCGATGCGGGGGCCTTTCAGATTATGGTCGGCGCGTCTTCCGTTGACTGGAAGGAGGTGGACTTACGGGTGGATTAG
- the modB gene encoding molybdate ABC transporter permease subunit — MIDFQPLWLTLELALITTVILLVVGIPLAWWLATSRFRGRAVIDAVVSLPLVLPPTVLGFYLLLAFSPEHAFGRALERWFDIRLAFTFPGIVLASLVYSLPFMVHPIRSGLRNLSPSIREAAYTLGLSPFATLIRVLLPCIRASVLTGVVLSFAHTIGEFGVVLMVGGNIPGVTKVVSLALYDEVQSLNYHEANVYAGILLGFSFLVLLGVYLIRPPFDKDDLTA; from the coding sequence ATGATCGATTTCCAACCCTTATGGCTCACCCTGGAACTGGCCCTGATCACGACCGTTATCCTGCTGGTCGTGGGGATCCCCCTGGCATGGTGGCTCGCTACGAGCCGTTTCCGGGGGAGGGCGGTGATCGACGCGGTGGTCAGCCTGCCCCTGGTCCTGCCCCCCACGGTGCTGGGGTTTTACCTGCTCCTGGCCTTTAGTCCCGAGCATGCTTTCGGGCGGGCGTTGGAGCGGTGGTTTGACATACGGCTGGCGTTTACTTTTCCCGGTATCGTACTGGCTTCGCTGGTCTATAGCCTTCCTTTTATGGTGCATCCCATCCGGTCGGGGCTGCGGAACCTTTCGCCTTCGATCAGGGAAGCGGCCTATACGCTGGGGCTTTCACCTTTTGCCACTCTTATCCGGGTGCTTCTCCCTTGCATCCGGGCCTCGGTGCTGACCGGTGTGGTGTTGAGCTTTGCGCATACCATCGGCGAGTTTGGCGTGGTCCTGATGGTCGGGGGCAATATACCGGGGGTGACCAAGGTCGTATCCCTTGCCCTGTATGATGAGGTGCAGTCTCTGAATTATCACGAGGCCAATGTGTATGCGGGCATTCTGCTGGGGTTTTCTTTTCTTGTGCTTCTGGGGGTCTACCTCATACGCCCACCTTTTGATAAAGACGACCTGACTGCATGA
- a CDS encoding TonB-dependent receptor domain-containing protein encodes MKQLFTFFVLLIGTRAAMAQDPATHLTGRIVDSVTGQPLEYATISVFRQKGAKPATGAITGNKGTFSLDGLAPGKYTLTLECIGYETKVVGPFDLADKTALGDLVLSKKVVEVQGVTIRAPGLVENKLDKLVYNVEKDVTSIGGVATDVLKKVPMVSVDIDGNVDIMGNSNILFLINGKPSSIFGNNLADALQTIPASQIKSIEVITSPGAKYDAEGTGGIINIILKDNKLKGINGNISLTGGSRLENGSFNLNARTGHFGMNAFFSGNAQLASTTLNSSTRTSYDSTGNVIGTLTQNGSSSFYRNGFESGVGAEWDINKRNTLNASLGFDNFGNHNNGPYIQGQNDTLSLVNSVSQFRAHSVDWQLSYKKTFARDEQELDISADGSEGNNKSSYTQSQSLPSGDSTFAGSQGVSTGQDHEANLRVDYTQPLTDKIKLETGGRIQLRRITSNSPVYTFDPTSHLYPYDTSQSNSLTYDRRVYAGYVSMNFPLFHWLDVKSGLRYERTETDATFSQAPGTNIPGYNTWAPSIIISHTFAGEQTLKLGYSKRIERPGYRSLNPYVNASDPKNLTRGNPFLQPEIGNNFDLTYSKSFTSGGELNVALFYRRSDHDIQPFIVYYPSFVLGDSTYTDVSVSTPENVGSENNYGVNIFGSAPITKKLNLRSNISSFYRYITTGTLGGEAIRSFNYRININATYQVAPTLVMEFFGNFNSARNEIQGRYPSFISYNFAARKQFWNKKASIAITTTNPFEKYVNQATVVSGSNFTLNSLRQVPYRSFGLNFTYKFGKLEFKKDKEQNQDNGGQDLGQ; translated from the coding sequence ATGAAGCAACTGTTCACGTTTTTCGTCCTGCTGATCGGTACTCGTGCAGCCATGGCCCAGGACCCTGCTACTCACCTCACCGGGCGTATTGTCGACTCCGTTACCGGGCAACCCCTGGAATACGCCACGATATCCGTCTTCCGTCAAAAAGGCGCCAAACCCGCTACCGGGGCGATCACCGGGAATAAGGGCACGTTTTCCCTGGATGGCCTTGCCCCTGGAAAATATACGCTTACCCTGGAGTGCATCGGGTATGAGACAAAGGTCGTCGGTCCCTTCGACCTGGCCGACAAAACCGCTCTGGGGGACCTGGTGCTTTCCAAAAAGGTGGTCGAGGTACAAGGCGTCACCATCCGGGCCCCGGGGCTTGTCGAAAACAAGCTGGATAAGTTGGTGTATAACGTGGAAAAGGACGTGACTTCGATTGGCGGGGTGGCCACGGATGTCCTCAAAAAGGTACCCATGGTGTCCGTGGACATCGATGGGAACGTGGACATCATGGGCAATTCCAATATACTTTTCCTGATCAATGGAAAACCGTCGAGTATTTTCGGCAACAACCTGGCGGACGCGCTGCAAACCATCCCGGCGAGCCAGATCAAAAGCATAGAAGTGATCACCAGCCCCGGCGCCAAGTATGACGCCGAGGGAACCGGTGGCATCATCAATATCATTCTGAAGGACAACAAACTCAAAGGGATCAACGGAAACATAAGCCTGACGGGCGGGTCCCGGTTGGAAAACGGGTCCTTTAACCTGAACGCCCGGACGGGACATTTCGGGATGAACGCGTTTTTTAGCGGGAATGCACAGCTGGCGTCTACCACGCTCAACTCCTCGACCCGGACGTCGTATGACTCGACCGGCAACGTGATCGGTACCCTGACCCAAAACGGCAGCAGCAGCTTTTACAGAAACGGCTTTGAGTCCGGCGTGGGCGCGGAATGGGACATCAACAAGCGCAATACGCTCAATGCCAGCCTGGGTTTTGACAATTTTGGAAACCACAACAACGGGCCCTATATACAGGGGCAAAACGACACCCTGAGCCTGGTCAACTCGGTCAGCCAGTTCCGGGCGCATTCCGTGGACTGGCAACTGTCGTATAAGAAGACTTTTGCCCGGGATGAACAGGAGCTGGACATTTCCGCGGACGGAAGCGAGGGGAACAACAAGTCATCCTATACACAGTCTCAAAGCCTTCCTTCGGGTGACTCGACCTTTGCGGGGTCCCAGGGGGTCAGCACCGGTCAGGACCATGAGGCCAACCTCCGCGTCGACTATACGCAACCGTTAACCGATAAGATAAAGCTGGAAACCGGCGGCCGGATACAGCTTCGCCGGATCACGAGCAATTCCCCGGTGTATACCTTCGACCCGACCTCTCACCTCTATCCCTACGATACATCCCAGTCCAATTCCCTGACGTACGACCGGCGCGTATACGCCGGGTATGTGTCCATGAACTTTCCCCTTTTCCACTGGCTGGACGTCAAGTCCGGGCTGAGGTATGAGCGCACCGAAACGGATGCCACCTTTTCCCAGGCGCCGGGGACGAACATCCCCGGGTATAATACCTGGGCGCCTTCGATCATCATCAGCCATACTTTTGCCGGCGAACAGACGCTCAAACTGGGATACAGCAAACGGATCGAACGCCCGGGGTACCGCTCCCTCAACCCTTATGTCAACGCCAGCGACCCCAAGAACCTTACCCGGGGGAACCCTTTCCTCCAACCGGAGATTGGCAACAACTTCGACCTCACGTACAGCAAGTCTTTTACCTCCGGTGGAGAACTGAATGTCGCCCTGTTCTACCGGCGGAGCGACCACGACATCCAGCCGTTTATCGTCTACTACCCCAGCTTCGTCCTGGGGGACTCCACGTATACCGATGTATCCGTCAGCACTCCTGAGAATGTCGGTTCCGAAAACAACTATGGCGTGAACATCTTCGGATCCGCACCCATCACAAAAAAACTCAACCTGCGGAGCAACATCTCCTCCTTCTATCGCTACATCACCACGGGAACCCTCGGAGGAGAAGCGATCCGGAGCTTTAACTACCGCATCAACATCAACGCCACTTACCAGGTAGCGCCTACGCTGGTCATGGAGTTCTTTGGCAACTTCAACTCCGCCCGCAACGAAATCCAGGGCCGGTATCCGTCCTTTATCAGCTACAACTTCGCCGCCCGGAAACAATTCTGGAACAAAAAGGCCAGCATCGCCATCACCACCACCAACCCCTTTGAAAAATATGTCAACCAGGCGACGGTGGTCAGCGGCTCGAACTTTACGCTCAACAGCCTCCGGCAGGTGCCCTACCGCTCGTTTGGGTTGAACTTTACGTATAAGTTCGGGAAGCTGGAGTTTAAGAAGGACAAGGAGCAGAATCAGGATAACGGCGGGCAGGACCTGGGGCAGTAA
- the modA gene encoding molybdate ABC transporter substrate-binding protein, with translation MILALLVHVLTAGVAQPGHPAAQQPVLVAAAADLRYAMDTLVATYERAHPGAQIQVSYGSSGNFYEQIRNGGPFDLFFSADMDYVRHLKDDGKVSGDVRRYALGHLVLWSLRLDPSVKKMALLTDPSVKKIAIANPAHAPYGKRAVESLQYYKVYDQVQDKLVMGENISQTAQFAATGSADVGLIALSLALSPTMKDGHYWEVPAESHGLLEQGYALLDHGKDNATARDFAAFMETPAAKTVLKRFGFQ, from the coding sequence ATGATCCTCGCCTTACTCGTTCACGTACTAACGGCCGGTGTCGCGCAGCCGGGCCATCCCGCCGCGCAGCAGCCCGTCCTGGTGGCCGCCGCCGCCGACCTCCGCTACGCCATGGACACCCTGGTGGCCACGTATGAACGCGCCCATCCGGGCGCGCAGATCCAGGTCAGCTATGGTTCCTCCGGAAATTTCTATGAACAGATCCGCAACGGTGGGCCCTTCGACCTGTTTTTTTCCGCCGATATGGACTACGTCCGTCACCTCAAGGACGACGGCAAGGTCTCCGGGGACGTAAGGCGCTACGCGCTCGGGCACCTCGTACTGTGGAGCCTCCGGCTGGATCCTTCCGTCAAAAAGATGGCGCTGCTCACGGACCCCTCGGTGAAAAAGATCGCCATAGCCAACCCGGCCCATGCGCCCTATGGCAAACGCGCCGTGGAAAGCCTCCAATATTACAAAGTGTATGACCAGGTGCAGGACAAACTGGTGATGGGGGAAAACATCTCCCAGACCGCGCAGTTTGCCGCCACGGGGTCCGCGGACGTGGGGCTGATCGCGTTGTCGCTGGCGCTGTCCCCCACGATGAAGGACGGGCATTACTGGGAGGTGCCGGCCGAGAGCCATGGGCTTCTCGAACAGGGGTACGCCCTCCTGGACCATGGCAAAGACAACGCCACAGCCCGAGATTTTGCGGCCTTTATGGAAACGCCGGCCGCCAAGACCGTCTTGAAACGTTTTGGATTTCAATAA
- a CDS encoding ABC transporter ATP-binding protein, which produces MIRIKAHTPILDLSLEVASRSLVVLYGPSGSGKTTLLRMVAGLARSGFYLEVDGEVWDDPLLKIHRPPQQRGIGMVFQDYALFPHLSVRENLALANGSDAKRIDYLIDALNLAPLADRKPARLSGGQQQRAALARALARRPRLLLLDEPLSAQDDVLRARLQGFLLDIHRTEGLTTLLVTHDRQEAARLADTVVSMADGRVTGQGAPREVWGGRGEIY; this is translated from the coding sequence ATGATCCGGATAAAAGCACATACACCGATCCTGGATCTGTCCCTGGAGGTGGCTTCCCGGAGTCTGGTGGTTCTTTATGGGCCATCCGGGTCCGGCAAGACAACGCTGCTCCGGATGGTCGCCGGGCTGGCACGCTCCGGCTTTTACCTCGAAGTCGACGGCGAAGTCTGGGACGATCCTCTCTTAAAGATCCACCGCCCGCCCCAGCAACGGGGGATTGGTATGGTGTTCCAGGACTACGCCCTTTTCCCGCACCTGAGTGTCCGGGAGAACCTGGCGCTGGCAAATGGATCGGATGCCAAACGAATCGATTACCTGATCGACGCTCTTAATCTGGCGCCGTTAGCGGACCGGAAGCCCGCCCGGCTCTCCGGTGGCCAGCAGCAACGCGCCGCCCTGGCCCGCGCCCTGGCACGACGGCCCCGGTTGCTCCTGCTCGACGAACCGTTGTCGGCCCAGGACGACGTTCTAAGGGCGCGGTTGCAGGGCTTTTTGCTTGACATACACCGGACCGAGGGGCTGACCACCCTTCTTGTTACCCACGACCGGCAGGAAGCGGCGCGGCTGGCCGACACCGTTGTGTCCATGGCGGACGGGCGTGTCACGGGGCAGGGGGCGCCCAGGGAGGTATGGGGGGGACGGGGGGAGATTTATTAA
- a CDS encoding bifunctional YncE family protein/alkaline phosphatase family protein, with product MKIRLFLLLATTAAATATAQTPGPAGPRTLLPTGWYLSPAGTATPLSSDLPLNLAVAPDGVHAAVTDNGNGRQCIDLLDLKSRKVINTVTIGKAWLGLAYSKKYLFASGGNDNIVIRYTQDLKKQDTLTLGPRRTMISPTGLAVDGQMLYVVTKEDDALYVCDAEKLQTLKRIALSAEAYTCLLNPHKNELYISAWGGKKVWIYDTKAGILTDSVETEDHPNDMALSKDGAWLYVANANANSVSVIDTKARKAVETLNTAIAPDAPTGSTTNSVAIEGKTLYVANADNNYLAVFDVSEPGHSRSLGFIPVGWYPTCVRTWKGGLLVTDGKGLTSMADPDAHGPYGHVQSYKTSHHETQYIGSMFTGAVSFIPWPTPDQMTAYTQQVYANTPYNKAIEAQADGEAGNPVPRSAKDTTPIKYVFYILKENRTYDQVLGDLPQGNGDTSLCLFGRTVTPNAHALSEDFVLLDNFYVNAEVSADGHNWSMAGYATDFVEKNWPTNYSGRGGHYDFDGSRPAANPTNGFIWDYCARAGVSFRNYGEFEDNGPPTLPVLKEPAHYCKAYPGWNLDIQDIYREKIFEHDFDSLVQAGTVPHFNTIYLPNDHTSGMYKGAYTPMAHVADNDLALGQLVDHISHSPIWAHAAIFVLEDDAQDGPDHVDAHRSVAYVISPYIRRHTVNHTLYSTAAMLRTMELIVGLPPMSQYDAAATPMYGCFTATPDTTAYTFRPALTDINARNAARTASAMLSEGFDLTRADAVPDGLLNEVIWKSVKGEQGSMPAPKRSAFVLVAKDND from the coding sequence ATGAAAATCAGGCTCTTCCTCCTCCTTGCCACAACCGCCGCCGCTACGGCCACCGCCCAAACCCCCGGCCCCGCCGGCCCCCGCACCCTGCTCCCCACCGGCTGGTACCTGAGTCCCGCGGGGACGGCTACGCCCCTGAGCAGCGACCTGCCGCTGAACCTGGCTGTGGCCCCGGACGGGGTGCACGCCGCGGTGACCGACAACGGGAACGGGCGGCAGTGCATCGACCTGCTGGATCTCAAAAGCCGGAAGGTCATCAATACGGTAACGATCGGCAAAGCCTGGCTGGGATTAGCCTACTCGAAGAAGTACCTCTTCGCCTCCGGAGGCAACGACAACATTGTCATCCGCTATACCCAGGACCTAAAAAAACAAGATACCCTGACGCTGGGCCCGCGTAGGACGATGATCAGCCCGACCGGGCTGGCGGTGGATGGGCAAATGCTTTATGTCGTCACCAAAGAGGACGATGCATTGTATGTATGTGACGCGGAAAAACTGCAAACACTAAAGCGGATCGCGTTAAGCGCCGAAGCGTATACCTGTCTGCTCAACCCGCACAAAAACGAACTCTACATCAGCGCCTGGGGTGGGAAAAAGGTCTGGATCTACGACACGAAGGCAGGCATCCTCACAGACTCGGTGGAAACGGAAGACCACCCCAACGACATGGCGCTTAGCAAGGACGGCGCCTGGCTCTACGTGGCCAACGCCAACGCGAATTCGGTGAGCGTCATCGATACAAAAGCGCGGAAAGCGGTCGAGACGCTGAACACAGCCATAGCCCCCGACGCGCCAACCGGGTCCACGACCAACAGCGTGGCCATCGAGGGCAAAACCTTATATGTCGCCAACGCGGACAACAACTACCTGGCGGTCTTTGACGTGTCGGAACCTGGACACAGCCGTTCTCTGGGTTTTATACCGGTGGGCTGGTATCCGACCTGCGTACGGACGTGGAAGGGCGGGCTGCTGGTGACCGACGGCAAAGGGCTGACCTCCATGGCCGATCCGGATGCGCACGGGCCGTATGGGCATGTGCAATCATATAAAACGTCTCACCACGAGACGCAATACATCGGGAGCATGTTTACGGGCGCGGTGTCCTTTATCCCCTGGCCCACGCCGGATCAGATGACAGCATATACACAACAGGTGTATGCCAACACGCCTTACAATAAGGCCATAGAAGCCCAAGCCGATGGGGAAGCCGGTAACCCGGTTCCGCGGAGCGCAAAAGACACGACGCCGATCAAATACGTCTTTTATATCCTCAAGGAAAACCGCACCTACGACCAGGTCCTCGGCGACCTCCCCCAGGGCAACGGGGATACCAGTCTTTGCTTGTTCGGCAGAACCGTCACCCCCAATGCCCACGCACTCTCGGAGGACTTTGTCCTGCTGGACAACTTTTATGTGAACGCGGAGGTCAGCGCGGACGGGCACAACTGGTCGATGGCGGGATATGCCACGGACTTTGTGGAGAAGAACTGGCCGACGAACTACAGCGGCCGGGGCGGTCATTACGACTTCGACGGGAGCCGGCCCGCGGCAAACCCTACCAACGGATTTATCTGGGACTACTGCGCCCGGGCGGGGGTTTCCTTCCGCAACTATGGAGAGTTTGAGGACAACGGTCCCCCCACCCTGCCGGTGCTCAAAGAACCGGCGCACTATTGTAAGGCCTACCCGGGCTGGAACCTGGACATACAAGACATCTACCGGGAAAAAATCTTTGAACACGACTTTGACAGCCTGGTACAGGCGGGCACTGTTCCCCACTTCAACACGATCTACCTGCCCAACGACCATACGAGCGGGATGTATAAGGGGGCTTATACACCGATGGCCCACGTGGCGGACAACGACCTCGCCCTGGGGCAACTGGTGGACCATATATCGCATAGTCCTATTTGGGCGCACGCAGCCATCTTTGTCCTCGAAGACGACGCACAGGACGGACCGGACCATGTGGATGCCCACCGGTCTGTGGCGTATGTGATCAGTCCTTATATCCGCAGGCATACGGTCAACCACACGTTGTACTCCACCGCGGCGATGCTCCGGACGATGGAGCTTATCGTCGGCCTCCCGCCCATGAGCCAGTACGACGCGGCGGCGACGCCCATGTATGGTTGCTTTACGGCTACCCCTGATACGACAGCCTATACCTTCCGGCCGGCGCTCACGGACATCAACGCGCGGAATGCCGCGCGCACGGCGTCTGCGATGCTGTCCGAGGGGTTTGACCTGACGCGGGCCGACGCGGTACCGGACGGACTCCTCAACGAAGTGATCTGGAAGTCCGTGAAGGGGGAGCAAGGGTCCATGCCGGCGCCGAAGCGGAGCGCCTTTGTGCTGGTAGCTAAAGACAACGACTAA